A genomic region of Chryseobacterium sp. KACC 21268 contains the following coding sequences:
- a CDS encoding NAD-dependent deacylase: MKKKLVVLSGAGISAESGIKTFRDSNGLWENHRVEDVASPEGFAKNPKLVLDFYNARRKQLKDVEPNAAHKLLAELEDLFDVHIITQNVDDLHERGGSTKIIHLHGELKKARSIDNENEILDWEEDIHLGDLHRDGSQLRPHIVWFGEMVPEMDNAIEIASQADLFLVIGTSMQVYPAASVVRYVPSHCEVFVIDPNLENPNSFTRNENYFKASATEGMKTLKQILIEKYK; the protein is encoded by the coding sequence ATGAAAAAGAAACTCGTCGTTCTCTCCGGCGCAGGCATCTCGGCAGAAAGTGGTATCAAAACATTTCGTGATTCCAATGGACTTTGGGAAAATCATCGCGTGGAAGATGTCGCTTCGCCCGAAGGTTTTGCTAAGAATCCAAAGTTGGTTTTGGACTTTTACAACGCCAGAAGGAAACAGCTGAAAGACGTAGAGCCCAATGCGGCTCACAAATTGCTTGCAGAACTGGAGGATTTATTTGATGTTCACATCATCACTCAGAATGTGGACGATCTTCACGAGCGAGGCGGTTCCACCAAAATCATTCATCTTCATGGGGAACTTAAGAAAGCGAGATCAATCGATAATGAAAATGAGATTTTGGATTGGGAGGAAGATATTCATTTAGGCGATCTTCATAGGGATGGCTCGCAACTTCGCCCTCACATTGTCTGGTTTGGCGAAATGGTTCCAGAGATGGACAATGCAATTGAAATTGCTTCACAAGCTGATCTGTTCTTGGTCATCGGAACTTCGATGCAGGTTTATCCCGCCGCTTCTGTCGTGAGATATGTTCCAAGTCATTGCGAAGTTTTTGTCATCGACCCAAACCTAGAAAATCCAAATTCGTTCACACGGAATGAGAATTATTTTAAAGCCTCGGCCACGGAAGGAATGAAAACTTTAAAACAAATATTAATAGAAAAGTATAAATAA
- a CDS encoding DUF4197 domain-containing protein, which translates to MKKTIFLAAGLLFSISIQAQTQTQIFDILKSAVKTKTGVDLNNTKTQNPATTTGSTTTTTNSNSNINLGNLTSTQISSGLKEALNLGVKEGVQKLGVTDGFLKNEAVKILMPEKLRKIDTTLRSIGLGSLADQGVKLLNRAAEDAVTEATPIFANAITSMTITDAKNILLGSNNAATNYLQTKTQTQLFTAFQPKVQASLSKVGADTVWKNMISKYNTFTGQAVTTDLNEYVTNETINGVFKMVAEKESGIRNNSAMRTTSILQKVFGAVKK; encoded by the coding sequence ATGAAAAAAACGATTTTCTTAGCTGCTGGTTTATTATTTTCAATCTCCATACAGGCTCAAACGCAAACACAGATTTTTGATATTCTGAAATCAGCTGTCAAAACCAAAACAGGCGTTGATTTGAACAATACGAAAACACAAAACCCCGCGACTACGACAGGTTCAACCACCACGACTACGAACTCAAATTCCAATATCAATCTTGGCAATCTGACTTCTACCCAAATTTCATCCGGTTTAAAAGAAGCTTTGAATCTTGGTGTGAAAGAAGGCGTACAAAAATTAGGTGTAACGGATGGTTTCCTAAAAAATGAAGCCGTTAAAATCTTAATGCCCGAAAAACTGAGAAAGATTGATACAACACTTAGAAGCATTGGTTTAGGAAGTCTGGCAGACCAGGGCGTTAAATTGCTCAACAGAGCGGCAGAAGACGCCGTGACAGAAGCAACTCCGATTTTTGCAAATGCGATTACATCAATGACGATTACGGATGCAAAGAATATTCTTTTGGGAAGCAACAATGCAGCGACCAATTATCTTCAAACCAAAACGCAGACACAACTATTTACCGCTTTTCAGCCAAAAGTACAAGCATCATTGAGTAAAGTTGGCGCAGACACAGTTTGGAAAAATATGATTTCAAAATACAACACCTTCACGGGACAAGCGGTAACGACTGACCTTAACGAATATGTTACGAATGAAACCATCAACGGTGTTTTCAAAATGGTAGCTGAGAAAGAATCTGGAATTAGAAATAATTCTGCTATGAGAACCACTTCTATTCTACAAAAGGTTTTTGGAGCAGTTAAGAAATAG
- a CDS encoding CoA transferase subunit B — protein sequence MLTKEQIAQRISKEVKDGYYVNLGIGIPTLVANYVPDNLSVEFQSENGVLGMGPFPFEGEEDADLINAGKQTITILPGGSFFDSAFSFGMIRSQKVDLTILGAMEVSENGDIANWKIPGKMVKGMGGAMDLVASAENIIVAMMHVNKAGESKILKNCTLPLTGVNCVKKVVTELAVLEVTEKGFKLLERAPGISVEDIIKATEAELIIDGEIPEMVF from the coding sequence ATGTTGACCAAAGAACAAATCGCACAGCGCATCTCCAAAGAAGTGAAAGACGGCTACTACGTAAACCTCGGAATCGGGATTCCGACATTGGTGGCAAACTACGTCCCAGACAATCTTTCCGTAGAATTCCAAAGTGAAAATGGCGTACTCGGAATGGGACCTTTTCCATTTGAAGGCGAAGAAGATGCAGACCTTATCAATGCTGGAAAGCAAACCATCACGATTCTACCAGGCGGTTCTTTTTTTGATTCGGCTTTCAGTTTTGGGATGATTAGAAGTCAAAAAGTTGACCTTACGATTCTCGGCGCAATGGAAGTTTCCGAAAACGGCGATATTGCCAATTGGAAAATCCCGGGGAAAATGGTGAAAGGAATGGGCGGCGCAATGGATTTGGTCGCCTCTGCAGAAAATATCATCGTCGCAATGATGCACGTGAACAAAGCTGGAGAATCTAAAATTTTGAAGAATTGCACGTTGCCTTTGACAGGCGTGAATTGTGTCAAAAAAGTAGTGACAGAATTAGCCGTTTTGGAAGTGACCGAGAAAGGTTTCAAACTTCTGGAAAGAGCTCCGGGAATTTCGGTTGAAGATATCATCAAAGCAACAGAAGCTGAATTGATTATTGATGGTGAGATTCCGGAGATGGTGTTTTAA
- a CDS encoding carbon-nitrogen hydrolase family protein yields the protein MQVEIRKLTVDDYDDLAEAMQKAYPVIDDNVWSKRNIQKLTSIFAEGQICILVDGKLAAAALSINVNYELYGDQHTYDEITGNGTFNTHSNIGNVLYGIEVFVDPDFRALRLGRRLYDARKELCEIMNLKSIIVGGRIPNYHLYSSELSPREYITKVRNKEIFDPVLSFQIGNNFSPVKILKGYLKGDSESEEYAVLLQWNNIYYTAKKNTMQDSVIRLGLIQWQMRPLKDIEEFYKQVEFFVDAVAGYQSDFCLFPELFNTPLLAPFNHLNERESMEKLSELTEEIKEKISEMAISYNVNIISGSMPILEEGQLFNVSYLLHRDGKIDEYRKVHITPNEKKYYGMAGGNEIKVFDTDCGKVGVIICYDVEFPELPRLLADQGMKILFVPYLTDTQNAYTRVRHCAAARAIENECYVAIAGCVGNLPGVNNMDIQYGQATVFTPSDFAFPSNAIKGEATPNTEMTIIVDVDLNLLKELHYNGAVKTLTDRRQDLYDVILRNQN from the coding sequence ATGCAGGTAGAAATTAGAAAATTGACCGTTGATGATTATGATGATCTGGCAGAAGCAATGCAGAAAGCCTATCCTGTGATAGACGACAATGTCTGGAGCAAAAGGAATATCCAAAAGCTGACATCCATATTTGCAGAAGGACAAATTTGCATCCTCGTCGATGGAAAATTGGCAGCAGCGGCTTTGTCCATCAATGTCAATTATGAGCTTTACGGCGACCAACATACCTACGACGAGATCACAGGAAATGGAACTTTCAACACGCACAGCAATATCGGAAATGTACTATATGGGATTGAAGTTTTCGTAGATCCCGATTTCAGAGCTTTGAGACTTGGCAGAAGATTGTACGACGCCAGAAAAGAACTCTGCGAAATTATGAATCTAAAATCCATCATCGTAGGTGGCAGAATCCCAAATTATCATTTATATAGTTCAGAATTATCACCTCGAGAATATATTACAAAGGTTAGAAACAAGGAGATCTTCGACCCAGTTTTGAGTTTTCAAATTGGTAATAATTTCTCACCTGTCAAAATCCTGAAAGGTTATCTCAAAGGCGATTCCGAGTCCGAAGAATACGCTGTACTTCTGCAATGGAACAACATCTACTACACAGCGAAGAAAAATACGATGCAGGACAGTGTCATTCGTCTCGGCCTTATCCAGTGGCAGATGCGACCTTTGAAAGACATTGAGGAATTTTACAAACAAGTCGAATTTTTCGTAGATGCAGTCGCCGGCTACCAATCAGATTTTTGTCTGTTCCCGGAACTCTTCAATACACCTCTACTCGCCCCTTTCAATCACTTGAATGAAAGAGAATCGATGGAAAAACTCTCTGAACTCACGGAAGAGATCAAGGAAAAAATATCAGAAATGGCTATCAGCTATAATGTCAATATCATCTCCGGAAGTATGCCAATCTTGGAGGAAGGACAACTGTTCAACGTAAGTTATCTCCTTCATAGAGACGGAAAAATCGATGAATACAGAAAAGTACACATTACGCCAAACGAAAAGAAATATTATGGAATGGCAGGCGGAAATGAGATCAAGGTCTTCGACACAGATTGTGGAAAAGTGGGCGTTATCATTTGCTACGATGTCGAGTTTCCCGAATTACCAAGATTATTAGCAGACCAAGGAATGAAAATTCTATTTGTTCCATATCTCACAGATACTCAGAATGCTTACACGCGCGTTCGCCATTGCGCGGCAGCAAGAGCCATAGAAAATGAGTGTTATGTCGCGATTGCAGGTTGCGTGGGGAATTTGCCTGGCGTGAATAATATGGATATCCAATATGGTCAGGCCACGGTTTTCACGCCGTCGGATTTTGCGTTTCCGTCCAATGCCATTAAGGGCGAAGCAACGCCAAATACCGAGATGACCATCATTGTAGATGTGGATTTGAATTTATTGAAGGAGCTACATTACAACGGTGCCGTGAAAACATTGACAGACAGAAGACAGGATTTGTACGATGTGATATTGCGAAATCAGAATTAA
- a CDS encoding BspA family leucine-rich repeat surface protein: MKKLYLFLLMTLLLPYFSSGKSQVFDRNDSKKTTADTPFITLWNLSNPGSSVSSGTTSLTFGVAVAGVVTYSWRATDNSANGSGTIASGSFTANITGLPANKTIELSVEPTNFRRINISNGTDRQRLTDVKQWGTVAWISMANAFYGCTNLNITATDVPNLNGMTDMSQMFTYCSSLNGPANINSWNIGNVTTMQNMFYGASAFNRNIGNWNVANVTNMYAMFYGASSFNQNIGNWNVSKVTSMAFMLNSASSFNQNIGSWNVGNVTTMQSMFLSASSFNQNIGSWNVGNVTNMQSMFQSASAFNQNIGNWNVANVTTMQNMFYGASSFNQNIGNWNVANVTNMLSMFYNASAFNQNIRNWTLNSGVELVGMLSFSGLDCANYSATLMGWAANPATPSGRSLGATGRTYGTNAAATRNELVSTKGWTISGDVAGVVACTIPISADANNVLYVNTNVTGGDGSGNSWTNAIKELADALKWANTNKANFTTTPLKIWVAKGIYKPMYRPDTFAGPNITDRNNSFLMVNNVKLYGGFAGTEAALADRNLSIATNASILTGDYNNNDVVTGTGATLAITGNGENAARVLISTGAVGLAELNGFVVKGGNTNGISISFNGYSTAGYVGGGIYINNSNPTIQFCTFKENSAINAGGAMALYPSSSKIINSLFLNNLATNAAYGGGAIVSSSSQGSSSPSFVNCTITGNRGASGGAMYNENSPQVKLYNTVIYGNSSGINNITNSTIQNSLIQELSSTTNGNLNGSTNPLFVNPSSGDYRLQSTSPVIDKGSNTLYNANGGNLTTDKDLAGNSRLNGTTIDMGAYEYTVVSAPTAAAVQIYTGNGTIANLTATGDNLKWYGAHTGGTALATTTALTDNTKYYVSQTVSSVESTRTEVLAKRISDDAQMFCGTSMVSNLVTTPFPGNTVNWYTTQMGGTALASNAPLATGDYYVEMQSTGSSIQIASGFSSPYGVAVANDGKIWVANWGNSTIQQLDSDGSLLAAKSGFNRPLGINIQKGGQLLVGSWGSSQILRTDASGNNPIAVGSGFNRAFRAVEQANGQLLVADTWNHIIKRMDTDGANMTVLASGFNNPASVAEDSDANIWVADWLNNAIKKMNSDGSGISSIGTGISQPYDVKIDQQGRIVFIQVDGKLRRMNPDGSNLETLYTFASGENNLAIEPNGSILVTEANTGKLYRLSSAYTTNRVKVRVTVNNFGAIAYVDKNVTGGNKSGSSWANATPELADVMRCARTQYDANNNIYDATPLKVFVAKGTYKPLYNAADGQYKTDGGKNNAFVMVKNVQLYGGFDPANGIDDLTDTRILGDNGSVLSGDYNDDDVVTGTGATLALSGNGEDAGHVVISAGEVGVAELNGFVVKSGNADISNLIVNGESVGGAGGGGIFIKTSNPQIVACNIKENYSVNVGAGIAVVGVASPKIYNTIFQNNLSFLSSGGAIFNENTGSNPLLINCTIFGNRGTTGGGIYSNINSRPKIYNTLIYGNSSGINNTTGNDIRNSLIQGISTTTNGNIDGSTNPLFVNPSSGDYRLQATSPVIDKGNNILYSANGGNLNTNKDLAGNNRLSECTIDMGAYEYQNPDTYISWNGTSWSNTTGPTQSLGACINNNYNIANNFTSKNLKVLNGSLNIQPNSTVTVYGNITQSADDSIVLESDANLIQTNDNATNDSKKITVKRDVHMRQLDYTYWGTPVSNQKLLNNVAINDGFSVGTPNNRIYRYNEPDDYFAATTDPYFVPGKGYAIRGKNTFDQNNLTSANFHFKGEINNGVYSATVQKSKNTIQNNIEYEHGYNLIGNPYPSNIDFDKFFHLNTNSTKIFGKVWFWTNVAPRLNQSGSGYTGNNYATLTLTGGTPPTTTQPNSGLTPTQFIKVGQGFIIQVRDPATTTSPLVTHQLDFNNSIRTGETGVFYNAKNTTSSKDRFWLQMISPEDFTNTILVGYINGAINQYDGDYDAEIMSIGDDSVYTLLDSQKMQIDGRKYPLSTEDIVPLGTKYSINGVYKISIATKEGIFNSSQTIYLKDKLLNKTVNLSEDDYSFQAIKGIDENRFEIVYKPQNYLDTENSIGNHLYVYRDELDFVVKSSKNLRKVQLFDMSGRLLKEVSDYSKTIRISHSALVNGTYVLKIFSDDEVLTRKIIK; the protein is encoded by the coding sequence ATGAAAAAACTCTATTTGTTTCTATTGATGACCCTTTTGCTTCCATACTTTTCTTCTGGAAAATCCCAGGTGTTTGACAGGAATGATTCTAAAAAAACTACAGCAGATACGCCTTTCATTACGCTATGGAATCTAAGCAATCCAGGAAGTTCTGTTTCCAGCGGAACTACTTCTCTAACTTTTGGAGTAGCAGTGGCAGGTGTGGTAACCTACAGTTGGAGGGCGACGGATAATTCGGCTAATGGTAGTGGGACAATAGCTTCCGGTAGTTTCACCGCAAATATTACAGGCTTGCCAGCAAATAAAACCATAGAGCTGAGCGTAGAACCGACGAATTTTAGAAGAATCAATATTAGTAATGGAACAGACCGCCAGCGCCTGACAGATGTAAAGCAATGGGGTACGGTGGCTTGGATTAGTATGGCGAATGCATTCTATGGATGTACCAATCTAAACATCACAGCTACCGATGTCCCCAACCTGAATGGGATGACGGATATGTCTCAGATGTTCACATATTGTAGTAGTCTCAATGGTCCAGCGAACATCAACAGCTGGAATATTGGAAATGTGACTACTATGCAAAATATGTTCTATGGTGCATCAGCTTTTAATCGGAATATCGGGAATTGGAATGTTGCTAATGTGACGAATATGTATGCTATGTTCTACGGTGCGTCATCTTTTAATCAGAATATCGGGAATTGGAATGTTTCTAAGGTGACGAGTATGGCTTTTATGCTCAATAGTGCATCATCTTTTAATCAGAATATCGGGAGTTGGAATGTTGGAAATGTGACGACTATGCAGAGTATGTTTCTGTCTGCATCATCTTTTAATCAGAATATCGGGAGTTGGAATGTTGGAAATGTGACGAATATGCAAAGTATGTTTCAGTCTGCATCAGCATTTAATCAGAATATCGGGAATTGGAATGTTGCTAATGTGACGACTATGCAAAATATGTTCTATGGTGCATCATCTTTTAATCAGAATATCGGGAATTGGAATGTTGCTAATGTGACGAATATGCTAAGTATGTTCTATAATGCATCAGCTTTTAATCAAAATATCAGGAACTGGACTTTGAATAGTGGAGTAGAATTAGTTGGTATGCTCAGTTTCTCAGGGTTAGACTGTGCAAACTATTCTGCTACGCTGATGGGCTGGGCGGCTAATCCTGCTACGCCATCGGGCAGAAGTCTGGGGGCAACCGGCAGAACATATGGGACTAACGCGGCGGCGACTAGAAATGAATTGGTAAGTACCAAAGGCTGGACAATAAGTGGGGATGTAGCGGGTGTTGTAGCTTGTACAATACCTATCTCTGCTGATGCTAATAATGTTCTCTATGTCAACACCAACGTAACTGGCGGAGACGGTTCTGGTAACTCTTGGACAAACGCCATCAAAGAGCTAGCAGATGCGCTGAAATGGGCTAATACCAATAAAGCGAACTTCACAACCACACCATTGAAAATATGGGTAGCTAAAGGAATCTATAAACCAATGTATCGTCCAGATACTTTTGCAGGTCCTAATATTACTGATAGAAACAATAGCTTCCTGATGGTAAACAATGTAAAGCTTTACGGAGGGTTTGCAGGTACAGAAGCAGCATTAGCGGATAGAAATTTGAGTATTGCTACTAATGCAAGTATCCTAACTGGGGACTATAATAATAATGACGTTGTGACTGGTACTGGGGCTACATTAGCTATTACTGGTAATGGAGAGAATGCAGCACGTGTACTTATCAGCACAGGTGCTGTAGGTTTGGCAGAACTAAATGGTTTTGTAGTAAAAGGAGGAAATACTAATGGCATATCAATATCATTTAATGGGTATTCGACTGCGGGATATGTAGGAGGTGGAATCTATATAAATAATTCTAATCCTACCATTCAATTTTGTACTTTTAAAGAAAATAGTGCTATCAATGCGGGTGGAGCAATGGCACTATATCCATCATCATCAAAAATCATAAACTCTCTTTTTCTTAATAATTTGGCAACTAATGCAGCTTATGGTGGAGGTGCAATTGTAAGTTCTTCTTCTCAAGGATCATCAAGTCCATCTTTTGTGAACTGTACGATAACAGGTAATCGGGGAGCCAGCGGAGGCGCTATGTATAATGAAAATTCGCCTCAAGTTAAACTCTACAATACAGTTATCTATGGTAACTCTTCCGGGATTAATAATATTACCAATAGTACTATTCAAAACTCTTTAATACAAGAGCTTAGCAGTACAACTAATGGAAACCTTAATGGCTCTACCAATCCATTATTTGTGAATCCATCTTCTGGGGATTACAGATTACAATCTACCAGCCCTGTAATAGATAAAGGAAGTAATACGCTATACAATGCTAATGGCGGTAACCTAACCACAGACAAGGACTTGGCAGGCAACTCCCGTTTGAACGGTACAACTATAGATATGGGGGCATATGAATATACAGTGGTATCTGCGCCTACAGCAGCAGCGGTACAGATCTACACAGGCAATGGAACGATCGCTAACCTAACGGCTACAGGAGATAATTTAAAATGGTATGGGGCACATACGGGTGGAACGGCCTTAGCTACAACAACCGCTTTGACAGATAATACAAAATACTACGTGAGCCAAACAGTAAGTTCTGTAGAAAGCACTAGAACAGAAGTTCTTGCCAAGCGAATTAGTGATGATGCTCAAATGTTTTGTGGTACAAGTATGGTTAGCAATTTGGTGACAACACCATTTCCTGGTAATACAGTCAACTGGTACACAACACAAATGGGCGGGACTGCTTTGGCAAGCAATGCACCGCTGGCAACTGGGGACTACTATGTGGAGATGCAGAGTACTGGTTCATCAATACAAATTGCTAGTGGTTTTAGTTCACCATATGGTGTTGCAGTTGCCAATGATGGTAAGATTTGGGTAGCGAATTGGGGAAATAGCACTATTCAGCAGCTTGACTCAGACGGTAGTTTACTTGCTGCCAAGTCAGGATTTAATCGACCTTTGGGTATTAATATTCAGAAAGGTGGGCAATTACTGGTAGGCAGCTGGGGATCTAGCCAAATATTACGTACGGATGCCAGTGGTAATAATCCTATTGCTGTCGGAAGTGGATTCAATCGCGCTTTCCGTGCTGTAGAGCAAGCTAATGGTCAACTACTAGTGGCAGATACTTGGAACCATATTATCAAAAGAATGGATACTGATGGTGCTAATATGACAGTATTGGCTTCAGGATTTAATAATCCAGCTTCTGTGGCAGAAGATAGTGACGCTAATATCTGGGTTGCAGATTGGTTGAATAATGCCATCAAAAAAATGAATAGTGATGGTAGTGGGATTAGTAGTATAGGAACTGGAATTAGTCAACCTTATGATGTAAAAATTGATCAGCAGGGTAGAATTGTTTTTATTCAAGTTGATGGAAAACTGCGTAGAATGAATCCTGATGGCAGTAATCTAGAAACCCTATATACTTTTGCAAGTGGTGAGAATAATTTAGCCATAGAACCCAATGGAAGTATTTTGGTTACCGAGGCTAATACAGGAAAATTATATCGTCTCAGCTCTGCCTACACCACCAACCGAGTAAAAGTCCGCGTGACGGTCAATAATTTTGGAGCTATCGCCTATGTGGATAAAAATGTAACAGGCGGAAACAAAAGTGGTTCTTCCTGGGCAAACGCCACACCAGAGTTGGCAGATGTGATGCGATGCGCCAGAACACAGTATGATGCGAACAATAATATTTACGATGCAACACCACTAAAAGTCTTTGTAGCCAAAGGAACTTACAAACCATTGTACAACGCTGCAGATGGGCAATATAAAACGGATGGAGGTAAAAACAACGCATTTGTGATGGTGAAAAATGTACAGCTGTATGGTGGTTTTGATCCGGCTAATGGGATAGATGACCTTACGGATACGAGAATCCTTGGAGATAATGGTAGTGTGTTGAGTGGTGACTATAACGATGATGATGTTGTCACGGGTACTGGTGCTACATTAGCTCTCAGTGGTAATGGAGAGGATGCTGGGCATGTGGTCATTAGTGCTGGTGAAGTTGGTGTTGCAGAGCTAAATGGTTTTGTAGTAAAAAGTGGCAATGCGGATATTTCTAATTTAATAGTGAATGGAGAAAGTGTAGGTGGCGCTGGCGGTGGCGGTATTTTTATAAAAACTTCAAATCCTCAAATAGTAGCATGTAATATCAAAGAGAATTATTCAGTCAATGTTGGAGCCGGGATTGCTGTTGTTGGCGTTGCTTCTCCTAAAATATACAATACTATTTTTCAAAATAATTTAAGTTTTTTAAGCTCTGGTGGTGCAATATTTAATGAAAATACAGGTTCTAACCCCTTATTAATAAACTGTACTATTTTTGGTAACAGAGGAACTACTGGTGGAGGAATATACAGTAATATTAATTCTCGACCTAAGATTTATAATACGCTTATCTATGGTAACTCTTCAGGAATTAATAATACTACGGGTAATGACATCAGAAACTCATTAATTCAAGGCATCAGTACTACAACTAATGGCAATATAGATGGTTCTACCAATCCATTATTTGTGAATCCATCTTCTGGGGATTACAGATTACAAGCAACCAGCCCTGTAATAGATAAAGGAAATAATATTTTATATTCTGCCAACGGAGGTAATCTTAACACAAACAAGGATCTCGCAGGCAACAACCGACTTTCTGAGTGTACCATCGATATGGGCGCTTACGAATACCAGAATCCTGATACCTATATTAGCTGGAATGGCACTTCTTGGAGCAATACAACAGGACCTACACAAAGCTTAGGCGCTTGTATTAATAATAATTACAACATTGCAAACAACTTCACCTCAAAGAATCTAAAGGTTCTGAATGGAAGTCTTAATATCCAACCAAACAGTACTGTGACGGTTTATGGCAACATCACGCAATCGGCAGACGACAGCATTGTTTTGGAAAGTGATGCTAATTTGATTCAGACCAATGATAATGCAACAAATGATTCCAAAAAAATCACAGTGAAGCGGGATGTTCATATGAGGCAGTTGGATTACACCTATTGGGGAACGCCAGTCAGCAATCAAAAACTGTTGAACAACGTTGCAATAAATGATGGTTTTTCAGTCGGAACACCCAACAATAGGATTTACAGATACAATGAGCCGGATGATTATTTCGCTGCAACCACAGATCCATATTTTGTGCCGGGGAAAGGCTATGCAATAAGAGGAAAAAACACTTTTGACCAAAATAATCTGACTTCGGCAAACTTCCATTTCAAGGGCGAAATCAACAATGGCGTTTATTCTGCAACGGTTCAAAAATCCAAAAATACAATTCAAAACAACATCGAATACGAGCACGGCTATAACCTGATAGGAAACCCATATCCTTCGAATATTGATTTTGATAAATTCTTCCATCTCAATACCAACAGCACCAAGATCTTTGGGAAAGTATGGTTCTGGACCAATGTGGCACCGAGACTTAACCAATCCGGTTCTGGTTATACTGGTAACAATTATGCAACTCTAACTTTGACCGGGGGAACGCCGCCAACCACGACGCAGCCAAACAGCGGACTTACGCCAACGCAGTTTATCAAAGTAGGACAAGGATTCATCATCCAAGTTAGGGATCCTGCAACCACGACTTCGCCGTTAGTCACGCATCAATTGGATTTTAACAACAGCATACGGACAGGTGAGACAGGAGTATTCTACAACGCGAAAAATACGACGTCATCCAAAGACCGATTCTGGTTACAGATGATATCACCGGAAGATTTTACCAACACCATTTTGGTTGGATACATCAATGGCGCAATTAACCAATACGATGGCGATTATGATGCTGAAATAATGAGTATCGGCGACGACTCGGTTTACACATTATTGGACTCTCAAAAGATGCAAATCGACGGTAGGAAATATCCGCTTTCTACGGAAGATATTGTACCACTTGGAACCAAATATTCGATAAACGGAGTCTATAAAATATCGATTGCCACTAAGGAAGGCATTTTTAATAGCAGTCAGACAATTTATCTGAAAGACAAGTTACTAAATAAGACCGTGAATCTTTCGGAAGATGACTACAGCTTCCAGGCAATCAAAGGAATAGATGAGAATAGATTCGAGATTGTTTACAAACCTCAAAATTATCTGGATACAGAAAACTCAATTGGCAATCACTTGTATGTTTACAGAGATGAGCTGGATTTCGTTGTAAAAAGTAGCAAGAACCTGAGGAAAGTTCAGCTTTTTGATATGAGCGGAAGATTACTGAAAGAAGTTTCGGATTATTCCAAAACCATCAGGATTTCACATAGTGCGCTTGTAAATGGCACTTATGTACTGAAAATATTCAGTGACGATGAGGTTTTGACCAGAAAAATAATCAAGTAA